One Microlunatus soli genomic window carries:
- a CDS encoding SDR family NAD(P)-dependent oxidoreductase, protein MADPGRPLSGRSAVVSGAARGLGQAIGDALQTAGAEVRGSVRTARDAEPVAARWGTEPLVMDVTDVSAIRSAVDAVFAAGAAPDLLVANAGINRPEPALEIEPDSWDLVHRTNLRGAFFTAQAFARHWTADGTPAGIVFVGSQAGRVAIENRAAYGSSKAGIDQLVRNLAYEWADAGIRVNAVAPTFVKTGLTQDLERSDFGAAVLSRIPIGRLGLPSEVADAVVYLAGPGASLITGQTLVVDGGYTIH, encoded by the coding sequence GTGGCTGACCCCGGCAGACCGCTGTCCGGTCGCAGCGCGGTGGTCAGTGGGGCGGCTCGCGGCCTCGGACAAGCGATCGGTGACGCGCTGCAGACGGCCGGTGCGGAGGTCCGCGGCAGCGTACGGACGGCCCGGGACGCCGAACCGGTCGCCGCCCGCTGGGGGACCGAGCCGCTGGTGATGGACGTCACCGACGTGTCCGCGATCCGGTCCGCCGTCGACGCGGTCTTCGCGGCCGGCGCGGCACCCGATCTGCTGGTGGCCAACGCCGGGATCAACCGCCCGGAGCCGGCGCTGGAGATCGAACCCGACAGCTGGGATCTGGTGCACCGGACCAATCTGCGCGGCGCGTTCTTCACCGCACAGGCGTTCGCCCGGCACTGGACCGCCGACGGTACGCCGGCCGGCATCGTCTTCGTCGGGTCCCAGGCCGGACGAGTGGCGATCGAGAACCGCGCGGCGTACGGATCGAGCAAGGCCGGGATCGATCAATTGGTCCGCAACCTGGCCTACGAGTGGGCCGACGCGGGCATCCGGGTCAACGCCGTCGCACCGACCTTCGTGAAGACCGGTCTGACCCAGGATCTGGAACGGTCCGACTTCGGTGCCGCGGTGCTGTCCAGGATCCCGATCGGGCGGCTCGGTCTGCCGTCCGAGGTCGCCGATGCCGTGGTCTATCTGGCCGGGCCGGGGGCGTCGCTGATCACCGGCCAGACATTGGTCGTCGATGGCGGCTACACCATCCACTAG
- the hisD gene encoding histidinol dehydrogenase, which translates to MTAPSTTATSRVLKAPTADRDRATDPDVRRTVEAVIADIRDRGDVAVREYSERFDHWQPESFRMSDAEIAAAIGRLPQQVIDDITFVQEQVRGMAERQLASLTDFEMETFPGVRLGQRNVPVAASGAYVPGGRYPLLASAHMTIVTAKVAGVPRVAAATPPIRGEVPDATIAAMHLAGADEIYLLGGVQAVAALAVGTESIPRVDLLAGPGNAFVAEAKRQLFGEVGIDLFAGPTEVLIVADDAADPFVVAVDLLSQAEHGPDSPAVLITTSEQVATETMAHIERLLPDMPTKDFAEPAWRDHGQVHLVPDLATAYRLADDFAFEHVQILTEQPRAALDAMHNYGALFLGEGTCVSYGDKTIGTNHVLPTRGAARYTGGLWVGKYLRTVTYQEVTDTGSSAMLGEVTGRAARVERFEGHARSGDVRVAKYGDRRFDWIDAARG; encoded by the coding sequence GTGACAGCACCATCGACAACAGCCACCTCTCGGGTGCTCAAGGCGCCGACCGCGGATCGTGATCGGGCCACCGATCCCGATGTACGGCGTACGGTCGAGGCGGTCATCGCCGACATCCGCGACCGCGGCGACGTCGCGGTTCGCGAGTATTCCGAGCGGTTCGACCACTGGCAGCCGGAATCGTTCCGGATGAGCGATGCGGAGATCGCGGCGGCGATCGGTCGGTTGCCGCAGCAGGTGATCGACGACATCACCTTCGTCCAGGAGCAGGTCCGCGGGATGGCCGAACGGCAACTCGCATCGCTGACCGACTTCGAGATGGAGACCTTCCCCGGCGTCCGGCTCGGCCAGCGCAATGTTCCGGTCGCGGCCAGCGGCGCCTACGTTCCCGGCGGACGTTACCCGCTGCTCGCGTCGGCACACATGACGATCGTGACCGCCAAGGTCGCCGGTGTCCCGCGGGTCGCCGCTGCCACGCCGCCGATCCGGGGCGAGGTGCCCGATGCGACGATCGCGGCGATGCACCTGGCAGGTGCCGATGAGATCTATCTGCTCGGCGGTGTCCAAGCCGTCGCCGCACTCGCTGTGGGCACCGAATCGATTCCGCGGGTCGACCTGCTGGCCGGTCCCGGCAACGCATTCGTGGCCGAGGCGAAGCGGCAACTGTTCGGCGAGGTCGGCATCGATCTGTTCGCCGGGCCGACCGAGGTGCTGATCGTCGCCGACGACGCGGCCGATCCGTTCGTGGTCGCGGTCGACCTGCTGTCGCAGGCCGAGCACGGACCGGACTCACCGGCGGTGTTGATCACCACCTCCGAGCAGGTGGCGACCGAGACCATGGCGCACATCGAGCGACTGCTGCCCGACATGCCGACGAAGGACTTTGCCGAACCGGCCTGGCGTGATCACGGCCAGGTGCACCTGGTGCCCGATCTGGCAACGGCGTATCGGCTGGCCGATGATTTCGCTTTCGAGCACGTGCAGATCCTGACCGAGCAGCCGCGTGCGGCACTGGATGCAATGCACAACTACGGCGCGCTGTTCCTCGGCGAAGGCACCTGCGTCTCCTACGGGGACAAGACGATCGGGACCAACCACGTGCTGCCGACCCGCGGGGCTGCTCGCTACACCGGCGGGCTGTGGGTCGGCAAATACCTGCGGACCGTGACCTATCAGGAGGTCACCGATACCGGGTCCAGTGCGATGCTCGGCGAGGTGACCGGCCGCGCGGCCCGGGTCGAACGCTTCGAGGGCCATGCCCGCTCCGGAGACGTCCGGGTCGCGAAATACGGTGATCGCCGCTTCGACTGGATCGACGCGGCGCGTGGCTGA
- a CDS encoding DUF2961 domain-containing protein codes for MSNSVRTLRVLVALTVAVSCLIAPGVVPAAGSPPAQPTPTSSTHATGGRTTQVAADQPAVGWDSYRHLDRLAEIGSDTRSRQFSSFDRSDGNDDGFDGTYSCLRTDDGCVIAERSGAGEISSIWFTRDGGDVSNTGNITIELDGTVVLDAPLQDVVDGKLGAPFSQPLVANADQSSGGVYIKVPMPYRTSMKITTTHNPLFYHVTYRDFSSAVGVTTFDPDDQALDVIKKLRAAGTADPKPAQPDTETISTSVDLAAGRSQVLARSHGPGAVTALKLRLPQLAQTKIDRARRAPARPTDSSIDPRKARWLRPDPITAQQTDATKITDQILAGARIRVTVDGQRTVDAPLGEFFGTGLGLYDVRSLMFGVDAQTKTLQAWWLMPYAGNVKIELANRSEASIENATAAVTVSDNAAWKQRLRNHQVGYFQATSNREQTPFDQDHLFLHTQGTGRVVGVSQTVEGLIPDGNLRNYLEGDERVFVDGSASPDWHGTGTEDFYEGGWYFNRGTFNAPMNGNPAHEEAGGGCRYDCTSLYRLMVSEAIDFDSSIRFGIEHGPGNDADAIEGSTTYWYGQDGGRLRWTDSVDLGDARSERAHDYRPTAPDDSVFQQTSRYEGIDGPDEPITLDGRTATGPISFRLTITRSNTGVLLRRISDQSRPYQRADVRIDGRAAGTWLQPLGNDHDRWLDDAFAIPPDLTRGKSSISVQLTPSDQAPGWQAASYQALSKITDATDRRAPGRINGPVATPDEFTGITLGWQPATDDVYAPHYQVFASTTAGFTPSEETLVGTTRGNGFTHLGLDVDQTWHYRVRAVDDAGHTGPFSAEIEATTGRTLRIEAESLIADATATAPVQLQGNCCGLTWSGDAQLWFTPDAADNTVTMRFELGTAGRYRLSGLQTMAADYGINTLTLDGKQLGEAFDAYHTPGVVLSDPIDYGERELAAGQHTLELRVTGRNDAATSYMAGLDYLQLQRQP; via the coding sequence GTGTCGAACTCGGTCCGCACTCTGCGGGTGCTCGTTGCCCTCACGGTGGCAGTCAGCTGCCTGATCGCACCCGGTGTCGTCCCGGCCGCCGGGTCACCGCCGGCTCAGCCGACGCCGACCTCCTCTACCCACGCGACCGGTGGCCGGACGACCCAGGTCGCTGCCGACCAGCCGGCCGTCGGGTGGGACAGCTATCGCCATCTCGACCGACTCGCCGAGATCGGCAGCGACACCCGATCGCGGCAGTTCTCCAGTTTTGATCGGAGTGACGGCAACGACGACGGCTTCGACGGCACCTACTCCTGCCTGCGGACCGACGACGGCTGCGTGATCGCCGAACGGTCCGGCGCCGGTGAGATCAGCTCGATCTGGTTCACCCGGGACGGCGGTGACGTTTCCAACACCGGCAACATCACGATCGAACTCGATGGCACGGTGGTGCTGGATGCGCCGCTGCAGGACGTCGTCGACGGCAAGCTCGGTGCGCCGTTCAGTCAACCGCTGGTCGCCAACGCTGATCAGAGTTCCGGCGGTGTCTACATCAAGGTGCCGATGCCCTATCGGACCTCGATGAAGATCACGACCACGCACAACCCGCTCTTCTATCACGTCACCTATCGCGACTTCTCCAGCGCCGTCGGTGTCACGACCTTCGATCCCGATGATCAAGCCCTGGACGTGATCAAGAAACTGCGGGCCGCCGGCACCGCCGATCCGAAGCCGGCGCAGCCCGACACCGAGACGATCAGCACGTCGGTCGATCTTGCTGCCGGACGTTCGCAGGTGCTTGCGCGGTCACACGGCCCCGGTGCCGTCACCGCGCTGAAGCTGCGACTGCCGCAACTCGCGCAGACCAAGATCGATCGGGCCCGTCGGGCGCCCGCCCGACCGACGGATTCGAGCATCGACCCCCGCAAGGCACGCTGGCTACGCCCCGACCCGATCACTGCTCAGCAGACCGACGCGACCAAGATCACCGATCAGATCCTGGCCGGCGCCAGGATCCGGGTGACCGTCGACGGGCAGCGGACCGTGGACGCGCCGCTGGGCGAATTCTTCGGCACCGGGCTCGGCCTCTACGACGTCCGATCACTGATGTTCGGCGTCGACGCGCAGACCAAGACCCTGCAGGCGTGGTGGTTGATGCCGTACGCCGGCAACGTCAAGATCGAACTGGCCAACCGATCCGAGGCCAGCATCGAGAACGCGACCGCAGCGGTCACAGTCTCCGACAACGCCGCCTGGAAACAGCGCCTGCGCAACCACCAGGTCGGCTACTTCCAGGCCACCAGCAATCGTGAGCAGACTCCGTTCGACCAAGATCATCTCTTCCTGCACACCCAAGGCACCGGTCGAGTGGTCGGTGTCTCGCAGACCGTCGAGGGCCTGATCCCGGACGGCAACCTGCGCAACTACCTGGAAGGCGACGAACGGGTCTTCGTGGACGGCTCGGCGAGCCCGGACTGGCACGGCACCGGGACCGAGGACTTCTACGAGGGTGGCTGGTACTTCAACCGGGGCACCTTCAACGCACCGATGAACGGCAACCCCGCCCACGAGGAGGCCGGCGGCGGCTGCCGATATGACTGCACCAGTCTGTATCGGCTGATGGTGTCGGAGGCGATCGACTTCGACAGCTCGATCAGATTCGGCATCGAACACGGGCCCGGCAACGACGCCGACGCGATCGAGGGATCGACGACCTACTGGTACGGCCAGGACGGCGGCCGGCTGCGCTGGACCGACTCGGTCGACCTCGGCGACGCTCGCAGTGAACGGGCTCACGACTACCGGCCGACCGCACCGGACGACTCGGTGTTCCAGCAGACCAGCCGGTACGAGGGGATCGACGGGCCCGACGAACCGATCACCCTGGACGGCAGGACGGCGACCGGGCCGATCAGCTTCCGGCTCACGATCACCCGATCCAACACCGGAGTCCTGCTGCGCCGGATCTCCGATCAATCCCGGCCCTATCAACGGGCAGACGTCCGGATCGACGGCAGGGCCGCCGGGACCTGGCTGCAGCCACTGGGTAATGATCATGATCGCTGGCTCGACGATGCGTTCGCGATCCCGCCGGACCTGACCCGGGGCAAGTCCTCGATCAGCGTCCAGCTGACACCCTCCGACCAGGCACCCGGCTGGCAGGCGGCGAGTTACCAAGCCCTGTCCAAGATCACCGACGCAACCGATCGTCGGGCACCGGGACGGATCAACGGTCCGGTGGCGACACCGGACGAATTCACCGGCATCACCCTCGGCTGGCAGCCGGCCACCGACGACGTCTACGCGCCGCACTACCAGGTGTTCGCGTCGACGACGGCCGGCTTCACCCCGTCGGAGGAAACGCTGGTCGGAACGACCCGGGGCAACGGATTCACCCACCTCGGACTCGATGTCGATCAGACCTGGCACTACCGGGTGCGGGCGGTCGATGACGCCGGGCACACCGGCCCCTTCTCCGCCGAGATCGAAGCCACCACCGGGCGGACCCTGCGGATCGAAGCCGAATCCCTGATCGCCGACGCGACCGCGACCGCACCGGTCCAGCTGCAGGGCAACTGTTGCGGGCTCACCTGGTCCGGCGATGCGCAGCTGTGGTTCACCCCGGACGCGGCCGACAACACGGTCACGATGCGATTCGAGCTCGGCACCGCCGGCCGATACCGGCTGTCCGGGCTGCAGACGATGGCCGCCGACTACGGCATCAACACCCTGACCCTGGACGGGAAACAGCTGGGCGAGGCCTTCGACGCCTATCACACGCCCGGAGTCGTACTGAGTGATCCGATCGACTACGGCGAACGAGAACTCGCGGCCGGGCAGCACACGCTCGAACTGCGGGTGACCGGCCGCAACGACGCTGCGACCAGCTACATGGCCGGGCTGGACTACCTGCAACTGCAACGCCAGCCGTGA
- a CDS encoding M20 family metallopeptidase, which produces MTELLARAEGRFDELIKDIEALVRLESPSDDLEAVGRSADLVAEIGERYLGSAPERVEVDGRPHLVWRLGDGPRRVIVLAHHDTVWPIGSWGPDPWSFTDGVIRGPGCFDMITGIVQALLGMRLLIEDGVSLDGVTLLVTADEEVGSKTSRSLIESEAAGCRAAFVLEASGPGGALKIERKGTSDYQININGRAAHAGLEPEKGINAGVELAHQLLAINELGDSDLGTTVTPTVLSAGTTTNTVPAKAMIKVDCRVRSAAEQQRVDHDMHALQAVLPGAELIIEGGPNRPPLPASAATALFDRAQQLATDAGLDPLQSMAVGGASDGNFTAGIGVPTLDGLGAVGGGAHADDEHVEADKIPARTALLALLIKDQLVSRGTLDQQ; this is translated from the coding sequence GTGACTGAGTTGCTGGCACGCGCCGAGGGGCGATTCGACGAGTTGATCAAGGACATCGAGGCGTTGGTCCGCCTGGAGTCACCCTCGGACGATCTCGAGGCGGTCGGTCGCAGCGCCGATCTGGTGGCCGAGATCGGTGAACGCTACCTGGGCTCGGCACCGGAACGGGTGGAGGTCGACGGCCGGCCGCACCTGGTCTGGCGGCTCGGTGACGGTCCACGCCGGGTGATCGTGCTGGCCCACCATGACACCGTGTGGCCGATCGGTTCCTGGGGTCCGGATCCGTGGTCCTTCACCGATGGTGTGATCCGGGGTCCGGGCTGCTTCGACATGATCACCGGGATCGTGCAGGCCCTGCTCGGGATGCGGTTGTTGATCGAGGACGGGGTGTCCCTGGACGGCGTCACCCTGTTGGTCACCGCCGATGAGGAGGTCGGGTCGAAGACCTCCCGGTCGCTGATCGAGAGCGAGGCGGCCGGCTGTCGGGCCGCGTTCGTGCTGGAGGCGTCGGGGCCCGGCGGTGCGCTCAAGATCGAACGCAAGGGCACCTCGGACTACCAGATCAACATCAACGGTCGAGCCGCACACGCAGGTCTCGAGCCGGAGAAGGGGATCAACGCCGGCGTCGAACTGGCCCACCAGCTGCTGGCGATCAACGAGCTGGGTGACTCGGACCTCGGCACCACGGTGACACCCACCGTCCTGTCGGCCGGCACCACTACCAACACCGTGCCGGCGAAGGCGATGATCAAGGTCGACTGCCGGGTCCGGTCGGCCGCCGAACAACAGCGGGTGGATCACGACATGCACGCCCTGCAGGCGGTCCTGCCCGGAGCGGAGTTGATCATCGAAGGCGGACCGAACCGTCCGCCGTTGCCCGCTTCCGCGGCCACTGCGCTGTTCGACCGGGCCCAACAACTCGCCACCGACGCCGGCCTCGACCCGCTGCAGTCGATGGCGGTCGGCGGAGCCTCCGACGGCAACTTCACCGCCGGGATCGGCGTCCCGACCCTGGACGGACTGGGCGCGGTCGGCGGCGGTGCGCACGCCGACGACGAGCACGTCGAGGCCGACAAGATCCCTGCCCGTACGGCGCTGCTGGCGTTGCTGATCAAGGACCAGCTCGTGTCCCGCGGGACACTGGACCAGCAGTAG
- a CDS encoding TauD/TfdA dioxygenase family protein, with product MTLTTERPVATDADLGYSRIAVAKAGEHIGARISGVRLSGDLDDDVVAEIRRALLENKVIFFSGQDHLTDEIQHEFASRLGTPTLPHPTVRGDGRSVLPVDSDFSKANSWHTDVTFVDRIPAISLLRAVTLPKWGGNTVWANTVTAYERLHPALKALVEQLWAVHTNQYDYAADIDEKRIGGIDVKEQSYKDEFRSQLYETEHPVVRVHPETGERSLVLGHFVKHFVGIKSVDSEALFQLLQRQVTRLENTVRWVWSPGDIAIWDNRATQHYGIADYGDQKRVLHRITLAGDVPVSIDGVRSSVRQGDASHYSTLA from the coding sequence ATGACCCTCACCACCGAGCGTCCGGTCGCCACCGACGCCGATCTCGGCTACAGCCGGATCGCGGTCGCCAAGGCCGGTGAACACATCGGCGCCCGGATCAGCGGCGTACGCCTCAGCGGCGACCTCGATGACGATGTCGTTGCGGAGATCCGGCGAGCTCTCCTGGAGAACAAGGTGATCTTCTTCTCCGGCCAGGATCACCTGACCGACGAGATCCAGCACGAATTCGCCAGTCGGCTGGGCACCCCGACCCTGCCGCATCCGACGGTCCGCGGCGACGGCCGGTCGGTGCTGCCGGTCGATTCCGACTTCAGCAAGGCCAACAGCTGGCACACCGACGTCACCTTCGTCGACCGGATCCCCGCGATCAGCCTGCTGCGCGCGGTCACCCTGCCGAAGTGGGGCGGCAACACGGTCTGGGCCAACACCGTCACCGCCTACGAGCGGCTGCACCCGGCGCTGAAGGCGCTGGTCGAGCAGCTGTGGGCCGTGCACACCAATCAGTACGACTACGCCGCCGACATCGACGAGAAGCGGATCGGCGGCATCGACGTCAAGGAGCAGTCCTACAAGGACGAATTCCGCAGCCAGCTCTACGAGACCGAGCACCCGGTCGTCCGGGTGCATCCCGAGACCGGCGAGCGTTCGCTGGTGCTCGGCCACTTCGTCAAGCACTTCGTCGGGATCAAGTCCGTCGACTCCGAGGCGCTGTTCCAGCTGCTGCAACGTCAGGTCACCCGGCTGGAGAACACGGTCCGCTGGGTGTGGTCGCCCGGCGACATCGCGATCTGGGACAACCGGGCGACCCAGCACTACGGGATCGCCGACTACGGCGACCAGAAGCGGGTGCTGCACCGGATCACGCTCGCCGGCGATGTGCCGGTCAGCATCGACGGTGTCCGGTCCAGCGTCCGCCAGGGAGATGCCTCGCACTACTCGACGCTGGCCTGA
- the sigJ gene encoding RNA polymerase sigma factor SigJ: MAGPAARDQRSAAIFTEHRPRLMGIAYRMLGSVADAEDVVQDAYLRWQRADHDQVEVPAAWLTRTVTNLAINLLGSAPRRHEGYTGTWLPEPIPTGDGRLGPLETITERETLSIGLLRLQELLTPAERGVFVLHEAFGYRHQEVADLLGLTEQASRQLLSRARKKLAADPLAPARPVPDVDHERLVRSFLDAVLDGELDPLRRLLADDVESWADGGGRVTAARRPVRGSDNVARYWSGLTGRPEAAGVELIVVELNGRPALLARARGEALATLSFEIDAAGIRRLWLMVNPDKLGHLTALGSAPVV, from the coding sequence GTGGCAGGTCCAGCAGCTCGGGATCAGCGTTCAGCCGCGATCTTCACCGAGCATCGCCCTCGGCTGATGGGGATCGCCTATCGGATGCTCGGGTCAGTGGCCGACGCCGAGGACGTCGTCCAGGACGCCTACCTGCGTTGGCAGCGGGCGGATCACGATCAGGTCGAGGTACCGGCCGCCTGGCTGACGCGGACGGTCACCAACCTCGCGATCAATCTGCTCGGCTCGGCCCCTCGCCGACACGAGGGGTACACCGGGACCTGGCTGCCCGAACCGATCCCGACCGGCGACGGCCGGCTCGGCCCGCTGGAGACGATCACCGAACGGGAGACGCTGTCGATCGGGTTGCTCCGCCTCCAGGAACTGCTGACGCCTGCCGAACGGGGCGTCTTCGTGCTGCACGAGGCGTTCGGCTATCGGCATCAGGAGGTCGCCGACCTGCTCGGGCTCACCGAGCAGGCCAGTCGGCAGCTCCTCAGTCGAGCGCGAAAGAAGCTGGCCGCAGATCCGCTGGCGCCGGCCCGTCCGGTGCCGGATGTCGATCATGAACGGCTGGTCCGCAGCTTCCTCGATGCGGTGCTGGACGGCGAGCTCGACCCGCTGCGCCGACTGCTGGCCGACGATGTCGAGTCGTGGGCAGACGGCGGCGGCCGAGTAACCGCCGCGCGACGGCCCGTCCGCGGCAGCGACAACGTCGCGCGCTATTGGTCCGGTCTCACCGGGCGGCCGGAGGCGGCGGGAGTCGAACTGATCGTCGTCGAGCTCAACGGACGCCCTGCCCTGCTGGCGCGAGCCCGCGGCGAAGCTCTGGCCACCTTGTCCTTCGAGATCGATGCAGCCGGCATCCGCCGACTCTGGCTGATGGTCAATCCCGACAAACTCGGTCACCTCACCGCCCTCGGGTCCGCACCCGTGGTGTGA
- a CDS encoding LacI family DNA-binding transcriptional regulator, with the protein MVTSRDVARAAGVSQATVSRVLTSANPVSAELRERVLAAVDLVGYVPHAAARTMKTGRTGAIGAVVDDLASNPFYPELLQELSDAFDDLGQRLTVWTAGSRSDAAIRSLRQGLVDGVVFTTVTPTSTEFASAVDSRLPLVLINRTLDDVDCDQISTDNVAGGALVADRFAAAGRRPAFIGGPADASTSRQRLTGFRARLTELGAALPPAPWEIGDYTHDSAYRAMQRIIAEDAADAVFCANDVVAVGALDAAREVGARVPDDLWIIGYDDIALASWTSIDLSTVRQDARRMARDGARMLLERIRSPSSPVQHVRLEPELVTRGTSGR; encoded by the coding sequence ATGGTCACCAGCCGGGATGTCGCCCGCGCCGCCGGAGTGTCCCAAGCAACCGTGTCGCGGGTGCTCACCTCCGCCAACCCGGTCTCGGCCGAGCTCCGCGAACGCGTACTGGCGGCGGTCGACCTGGTCGGCTACGTCCCGCATGCCGCTGCCCGGACCATGAAGACCGGACGGACCGGTGCGATCGGCGCCGTCGTCGACGATCTGGCGAGCAACCCGTTCTATCCCGAACTGCTGCAAGAGTTGAGCGACGCCTTCGATGATCTCGGCCAACGTCTGACGGTCTGGACCGCGGGGAGCCGCAGCGACGCTGCGATCCGATCACTGCGCCAGGGCCTGGTCGACGGCGTGGTGTTCACCACGGTCACCCCGACCTCGACCGAGTTCGCCAGTGCCGTCGACAGCCGTCTCCCCCTGGTCCTGATCAATCGGACCTTGGACGATGTCGACTGCGATCAGATCTCCACCGACAACGTCGCCGGCGGCGCCCTGGTCGCGGACCGTTTCGCCGCGGCCGGCCGACGTCCGGCCTTCATCGGCGGGCCGGCCGACGCCAGCACCTCACGACAGCGGCTGACCGGCTTCCGTGCCCGTCTGACCGAGCTCGGTGCCGCACTCCCGCCGGCCCCCTGGGAGATCGGCGACTACACCCACGACAGCGCCTATCGGGCGATGCAGAGGATCATCGCCGAGGACGCGGCCGACGCGGTGTTCTGCGCCAACGACGTGGTAGCGGTCGGTGCGTTGGATGCGGCGCGCGAGGTCGGTGCCCGGGTGCCGGACGACCTGTGGATCATCGGCTACGACGACATCGCGCTCGCGTCCTGGACGTCGATCGACCTCAGCACCGTCCGGCAGGATGCCCGCCGGATGGCGCGGGACGGGGCCCGGATGCTGCTGGAACGGATCCGGAGCCCCTCCAGCCCGGTGCAGCACGTCCGGCTGGAACCCGAACTCGTTACTCGTGGCACCAGTGGCCGCTGA
- a CDS encoding GNAT family N-acetyltransferase, which yields MTTVTVRQQDGTRSTEPAGPADDCRPESWLAAARRLVAPGAGEPVAVDLSGAVKRFQVDDDLGVLLRPMTAGDLPDVLRWRRADHVRRWFPGPEPTKESIEQHYRPRIDDPDAVRMSVVEVNGRSIGLLQDYVIADQPGAITPAPDPSAVGGDYLIGEPSFLGRGLGTRMLWSWLQLLPATRPAARSVVVAPDHRNTGSLRTVAKVGFRQGIWFDERQPDGSVATLIACVLDLAEVIGD from the coding sequence ATGACGACAGTCACTGTCCGGCAGCAGGACGGGACACGATCGACCGAGCCGGCCGGTCCGGCCGACGACTGCCGGCCGGAGAGCTGGCTGGCGGCGGCCCGCCGACTGGTCGCACCGGGTGCGGGCGAGCCGGTAGCGGTCGACCTGTCCGGTGCGGTCAAGCGGTTCCAGGTCGATGACGATCTTGGAGTGCTGCTCCGGCCGATGACCGCCGGCGACCTGCCGGACGTGCTGCGCTGGCGCCGGGCCGATCACGTACGACGCTGGTTCCCCGGGCCGGAGCCGACGAAGGAGTCGATCGAGCAGCACTACCGGCCGCGGATCGATGATCCCGATGCAGTCCGGATGTCGGTGGTCGAGGTCAACGGGAGGTCGATCGGCCTGCTGCAGGACTATGTGATCGCCGATCAGCCGGGCGCGATCACACCGGCTCCGGACCCCTCCGCGGTCGGCGGCGACTATCTGATCGGGGAACCCAGTTTTCTCGGACGCGGACTCGGGACACGGATGCTCTGGTCATGGCTGCAGTTGCTGCCGGCGACCCGGCCGGCCGCTCGTTCGGTGGTGGTGGCGCCGGATCATCGCAACACGGGATCCCTGCGTACGGTGGCCAAGGTCGGATTCCGGCAGGGAATCTGGTTCGATGAACGGCAGCCCGACGGCAGCGTCGCCACCCTGATCGCCTGCGTACTTGATCTTGCCGAAGTGATCGGCGATTGA